The Pseudanabaena sp. PCC 6802 genomic interval TTGCAGCACTACCTGGGTCGTTTTTAAAAACGAGGTCATCATGAGTTATTGCCCTTGTTGTTCCTATCCAATGCTCCAACAATTTCGAGACCATCAAGTTTATTGGTTTTGCCGTCACTGTTGGGCAGAAATGCCCGACCTGGAGAATAAACTGGATACTTTATCTTGCGAGCGCCTATCTAGAAATCGGCTGGAGCGGCTGTTTGAGCGCATCTGAGATTCCGACTATCAGCCCATAAGTTATGCAACGAAAGCCTTACTGGTATGTGAAATGGATAGGTGGAGCGATCGCTTTAGCGATCGCTGGCTTAGCAGTTGCCGTCTATCTTAACCAAACTGAGGCTGTTCCCCGAGACTCTAAGGCTAATAAAGTAACGGTATTAAGCGGTCTAGAGCATCCCTGGAGTATGGCGTGGCTGCCAGATGGTACCCTATTGATTACGGAGCGGCCAGGGCGACTGCGCGTCGCGCGTAACGGCACGCTCGATCCCACCCCAATTACTGGAGTACCGCCAGTTTTTGCGGAAGGACAGGGCGGGCTGATGGAGGTGTCGATTCATCCCAACTTCGCGAAGAATCGTTTCATCTATCTCACCTACTCCCACGGTACGGATCGAGCAAATCGCACCCGCCTTGCCAGGGCAACATTTGACGGTAAAGCATTGAGCGACGTGCAGGTCATCTTTGAAGTTTCTCAGGCAAAGTCAGGAACGCAACATTTTGGCTCGCGGATCGTGTGGTTGCCAGACAATACTATGCTGGTGGCGATCGGGGATGGCGGCAATCCGCCCGTGCAATTGGATGGCGACTTGATTCGCAAACAAGCTCAGAACCTGCGCAGTCAACTGGGGAAGATCGTGCGACTGAACGATGACGGTTCCATTCCCAGTAATAATCCGTTTGCGAACGATCCTAATGCAAATCCATCTGTGTGGAGTTACGGACATCGTAATACTCAAGGGCTTACCTTTGATGCCCCAACTGGTCGAGTTTGGCAAACAGAACACGGCGCGCGCGGGGGCGATGAAGTCAATCTCGTGCGATCGGGCAAGAACTATGGTTGGCCGATCGTGACCTATAGCCGCGAATACTTTGGCCCAGAGATTTCTGCAGAACGCTCTCGTCCTGGGATGGAAGATCCAAAGCTAGTCTGGACACCGTCAATCGCTCCTTCGGGTTTAGCGTTTTACAGTGGAGATCGCTTCCCTGCTTGGAAAGGAAATCTGTTTGCTGGCGGCCTAGTCTCCAAAGATGTGCGTCGGATTACCCTGGATGCCACAGGTAATGTTGTCAACCAGCAGTCCATCGATATTGGACAACGAGTGCGAGATGTCCGACAAGGGCCGGACGGCCTGCTATACGTTCTCACAGACGAACAAAACGGACAACTGATCCGCCTCGATCCCAAATCCTAGAGCTATAGCGTTTTTCGATTGAGAACAGGTTTTATTGACGGGGTGAAGGGGTTCCACCGCATTCTTGGGGGCGTTGCCCCCACCCCCCCTACTATTTCCGATCTGAAAACCGCTATAACTCTTTCGTGTAAGATGAGTTAGTTACTTTTAGTTATTTGAATTTTGGTGCTTCTGTCTATGCCACCGATCGCGATTGATTTTGCGCTAATTGCTCAGAAACTTAGCATTTTTGTCTTGTTTTGCGCGCTGGCAACCGGTATAGCCTTTGCACGGCAGTGGAAATGGCGATTTCGCATGGTAGGGGTTACCTCTTTTTCAGTTCTCCTTACCATTGGTTGCTTCACGCTGAGCCTTAACCCTTTGATCCATGAGAGCGTACCTGATGCCATACGCTACTCATTGGTCTACGATCGCATGGGGCCGCAGGCAGTAATTGCCGTTCCTCAAGATATTACTGAAACTCAGCTAGAGGCTACGCTCAGGCAGGCGGCAGCCAATTTGTTTTCGCCCGGACGGAATGGAGGGGGCGTGTCTGAAGACTTGACTATTCGCGCCCGTACGGTTTTGCATCCCGTTGAAGGGGTATCGCAGCCTTTGTACATTGGACAAATCAAGCGATCGCTGCGTCTGCGCAACGATCCAGACATGCAGATCGAAATTTTTCGCGACAATTTCGCAAGCATCCAATGAGGCAAAAGCGTGATGCATAGGCGATCGCTAACCGTACTCCTGTTAATTCCGACAGGTATTAATGCAGCGATTGGCGGCTATGCTGGCGATGCTTTGCCAGTGGCACGGGCGATCGCTGCCGTATCCGACACTTTAATTACACATCCGAACGTGTTGAACGGTGCCAGCCTATTTTGGCCGATGCCCAACGTTTTGTATGTGGAAGGCTATGCTATAGATCGCGTCGCGCAGGGCGAGTGGGGCTTGCGTCCCGTGCATGGCAATCGCATCGGCGTAATTTTAGATCGCGCTATCGAACCGGACTTGGAACTGCGCCATCGACAGGCGATCGCAGCAGCACGGGCAACTTTAGGTTTAAATATTAGCGATATTGTCATTACCGATCTCCCGCTGGGGGTAGAGATCGCTCAGGGGAAATCGGGGGCAACTTGGGGCACGATCGCGCAGCCGGATAGCTTACTGCGCGCAGCATCCAAACTGATATGCGATGCGAAGGTATCCGCGATCGCCGTAGTGGCTAGATTTCCCGACGATCCCGATAGTTTGGCGCTGCGCAACTATCGTCAGGGTAAAGGAGTTGATGCGCTGGCAGGGGCTGAAGCTGTCATCAGTCATTCGATTGTGCGGGAATTTGCCATTCCCTGCGCCCACGCCCCCGCCCTGCAACCGTTACCGCTCGATCCAGATATATCGCCGCGATCGGCAGCGGAGGAGTTGGGGTACACATTTCTGCCGTGCGTATTGGCAGGTCTGAGTCGCGCCCCCCAATTGATTGCGGATCGATCGCAGATACGCTCTGGCGATCTCTCAGTTGACGATATTGATGTGGCGATCGCGCCCGCCAGTGCCTGCGGTGGCGCAGGTTTGCTGGTATTGGGAAGATCGTCAACCACCCAGCTCATTTTTATCGAAGAGAATACTACGGCTCTAAATGTCTCTCCCGAGGCAATGGGATTAAATGGGATGCGAGTGAGAAATTATTTAGAAGCGATTGGAGTTCTCGCTGCGATTCGCGCAGGCTTAGAACCTAAGAGTTTAGGTCGTTAGTTTGAGGTCGCAACATTTCACGTACGTTCAAATTCACATCTGGGAAAGCGATCGGGGCAAGCGCGTCGCGATCTGAAAGAACTTCATGAGTTCGATATCCATCTAGATCGGGATCTCGAAATACGTGCAATTGACGGCTATTAATATCCAGCACCCAATAATCGCTAATACCTGCCTGCCCGTAGGAGATCGCTTTGACCTGGCAATCTTTGTTGAGCGTCGTATCGGCAACTTCGATTAAAAGGTAAATGTCTGATGGAATGGGATGGCGATCTTCGTAGTACAGCGGCTCTGGTCTGAGTACGGCAATATCCGGCTCTGGTTCGGAATAGTCGCTCAGTTGCACTGGTTCCTGCGAACGGACTAGTACGCGATCGCCCAAGCGGGCTTCTAGCAATTTCCACAAACGAGTAACAGTGGCACAATGAGGGGCACCTTTTGCTGCCATTTTAATAATTTGTCCTGCAATCAACTCAACTCGTTCGCTATCGCTGAGAATACCGGCATCAAACATTTGATGGAATTCTTTAACTGTAATTAATCGTATATCTGTCAGCATAATTACCTCTCAGCAACTACGAATTGGGCGAGCGATCGAGAAACTAACTTAAGAAATTAATAGAGTACCCTGTAGACTAGCAGCATTGTTATTATCCGCAAAGGTGAGATTTGCTGACAATAGATTACCCGTAGTAACCAGGGGAACCTCCACAATGGGTATAAACGATATCCCAGGGGGAAGTAGATAGCCGTAGCTTGACGCTGCGAATCTCAAGCCACCTGAATTAGATGGATCTATGTTTAATGAGATCTGTTCAAAACCATTACCGTCTGGTTTATAAGAGAAAACTAAACTTTCACTAGTAGTGGTGATAAATCCATCCGCCGACCAACCCGTCCCAGGAGTGACAGAGGCGTTGCTCCATTGACCGGTGGGATTGAGCGACGGAGATGTAATACCGCCAGCCGTCGCACCTGAGTCTGCAATCACTCGCAATCTGCGCGTAGCAGTACTACCTTGCAGTTGACTTTGAACTGTACCGACATCTACGCCCTGCACTACGGCAATAGTTTGACCTGAGATTTTGTCAACAATCAAGGAATCGCCACCGCTCGCAGTGATATTAAGATTTGCTACATCAAGGTCGCCCGCAATGACTCCAAATGAATCCTCGGTTCGGAAGTCGGTAATGATATCAGTCCCCCTATTAGCCTGGAGGACGAACACATCGGCACCGGAGCCACCAGTCAGGGTGTCAACACCGATATCGCCATAGATGGTGTCATCCCCATCGCCGCCATTGATAATATCCTCATTTTGCCCGCCGCGTACGACATCGTTACCACCGCCACCATCAACTGTGTCATTGCCAATGTTGCCGTTGACTTGATCGTTACCATCATTACCTTGCACGACATCGTTACCCTGTCCGCCGCGCATGAAGTCATCGCCACCAGCCCCAGCCACATTGTCATTACCGAGGTTGCCATTAATATCATCGTTTGCCTCGGAACCAGTGGTGTTATCGTTACCTTCGAGCGATCGCACGGCATTACCCGGCGCGTAGGGGGCACCATTGGCAGGCGATGCAAAACCAGGGAATAGCGTGACGTTGTCGTCACCAGTCGTTAGATCGAAAAATTCCATGACTTTTTAGTATTTGCTTATGTTGTTTGAGCGAGACGAGCACCCAGTTACTTTTTCTCCCCTAGGGATACCAAGTCTAGCGAAACGACATTAGCCACCCAATTGCGTCAGTATTATTCTAGACAAGCATAG includes:
- a CDS encoding calcium-binding protein, giving the protein MEFFDLTTGDDNVTLFPGFASPANGAPYAPGNAVRSLEGNDNTTGSEANDDINGNLGNDNVAGAGGDDFMRGGQGNDVVQGNDGNDQVNGNIGNDTVDGGGGNDVVRGGQNEDIINGGDGDDTIYGDIGVDTLTGGSGADVFVLQANRGTDIITDFRTEDSFGVIAGDLDVANLNITASGGDSLIVDKISGQTIAVVQGVDVGTVQSQLQGSTATRRLRVIADSGATAGGITSPSLNPTGQWSNASVTPGTGWSADGFITTTSESLVFSYKPDGNGFEQISLNIDPSNSGGLRFAASSYGYLLPPGISFIPIVEVPLVTTGNLLSANLTFADNNNAASLQGTLLIS
- a CDS encoding Uma2 family endonuclease; protein product: MLTDIRLITVKEFHQMFDAGILSDSERVELIAGQIIKMAAKGAPHCATVTRLWKLLEARLGDRVLVRSQEPVQLSDYSEPEPDIAVLRPEPLYYEDRHPIPSDIYLLIEVADTTLNKDCQVKAISYGQAGISDYWVLDINSRQLHVFRDPDLDGYRTHEVLSDRDALAPIAFPDVNLNVREMLRPQTNDLNS
- a CDS encoding DUF3326 domain-containing protein, with protein sequence MHRRSLTVLLLIPTGINAAIGGYAGDALPVARAIAAVSDTLITHPNVLNGASLFWPMPNVLYVEGYAIDRVAQGEWGLRPVHGNRIGVILDRAIEPDLELRHRQAIAAARATLGLNISDIVITDLPLGVEIAQGKSGATWGTIAQPDSLLRAASKLICDAKVSAIAVVARFPDDPDSLALRNYRQGKGVDALAGAEAVISHSIVREFAIPCAHAPALQPLPLDPDISPRSAAEELGYTFLPCVLAGLSRAPQLIADRSQIRSGDLSVDDIDVAIAPASACGGAGLLVLGRSSTTQLIFIEENTTALNVSPEAMGLNGMRVRNYLEAIGVLAAIRAGLEPKSLGR
- a CDS encoding PQQ-dependent sugar dehydrogenase → MQRKPYWYVKWIGGAIALAIAGLAVAVYLNQTEAVPRDSKANKVTVLSGLEHPWSMAWLPDGTLLITERPGRLRVARNGTLDPTPITGVPPVFAEGQGGLMEVSIHPNFAKNRFIYLTYSHGTDRANRTRLARATFDGKALSDVQVIFEVSQAKSGTQHFGSRIVWLPDNTMLVAIGDGGNPPVQLDGDLIRKQAQNLRSQLGKIVRLNDDGSIPSNNPFANDPNANPSVWSYGHRNTQGLTFDAPTGRVWQTEHGARGGDEVNLVRSGKNYGWPIVTYSREYFGPEISAERSRPGMEDPKLVWTPSIAPSGLAFYSGDRFPAWKGNLFAGGLVSKDVRRITLDATGNVVNQQSIDIGQRVRDVRQGPDGLLYVLTDEQNGQLIRLDPKS
- a CDS encoding Ycf51 family protein — encoded protein: MPPIAIDFALIAQKLSIFVLFCALATGIAFARQWKWRFRMVGVTSFSVLLTIGCFTLSLNPLIHESVPDAIRYSLVYDRMGPQAVIAVPQDITETQLEATLRQAAANLFSPGRNGGGVSEDLTIRARTVLHPVEGVSQPLYIGQIKRSLRLRNDPDMQIEIFRDNFASIQ